One Campylobacter sp. CNRCH_2014_0184h genomic window carries:
- the tsf gene encoding translation elongation factor Ts gives MAEITAQMVKELRESTGAGMMDCKNALKDTDGDFEKAVQLLREKGLGKADKKADRLAAEGLVSVKVSDDLKCATVSEINSETDFVAKNEQFIALTKDTTAHIQAKSLQNVEQLHSSEINGVKFEEYLKNQIATIGENLVVRRFATVKAGASGAVNGYVHSNGRVGVIIAAACDSEATANKCGEFLKHLCMHIAAMKPNYLSYEELDMDFVENEYKALVAELEKENEERRRLKDPNKPELKIPKFASRKQLTQEIIQEAEEAIKAELQAQGKPEKIWPNIIPGKLNSFIADNSQLDGRLTLMGQFYAMDDKKTVEQVIAEKEKEFGGTIKIVEFIRFEVGEGLEKKTEDFAAEVAAQIG, from the coding sequence ATGGCTGAAATCACTGCACAAATGGTAAAAGAACTGCGCGAAAGTACTGGCGCAGGTATGATGGATTGTAAAAATGCTTTAAAAGATACAGATGGTGATTTTGAAAAAGCAGTACAACTTTTAAGAGAAAAAGGACTTGGAAAAGCTGATAAAAAAGCCGATCGTTTAGCTGCTGAAGGTTTGGTAAGTGTAAAAGTAAGCGATGATTTAAAATGCGCAACTGTAAGTGAAATCAATTCAGAAACTGATTTCGTTGCTAAAAATGAACAATTTATTGCTTTAACAAAAGATACAACAGCACATATTCAAGCTAAAAGCCTTCAAAATGTTGAGCAGTTACATTCAAGTGAGATTAATGGTGTTAAATTTGAAGAATATTTAAAAAATCAAATTGCAACTATAGGTGAAAATTTAGTTGTAAGAAGATTTGCTACTGTAAAAGCTGGAGCTAGTGGAGCGGTAAATGGTTATGTTCATTCTAATGGACGCGTGGGTGTTATTATTGCTGCAGCTTGTGATAGTGAAGCTACGGCTAATAAGTGTGGAGAATTTTTAAAACACCTTTGTATGCATATTGCTGCAATGAAACCAAATTATCTATCTTATGAAGAGCTTGATATGGATTTTGTAGAAAATGAATATAAAGCTTTAGTTGCAGAGTTGGAAAAAGAAAATGAAGAAAGAAGAAGATTAAAAGATCCTAATAAGCCAGAGCTTAAAATTCCAAAATTTGCAAGTAGAAAGCAATTAACTCAAGAGATAATCCAAGAAGCTGAAGAAGCTATTAAAGCTGAACTTCAAGCACAAGGAAAACCAGAAAAAATTTGGCCTAACATTATCCCAGGTAAACTAAATAGCTTTATAGCGGATAATTCTCAGCTTGATGGTAGACTTACCCTAATGGGACAGTTTTATGCGATGGATGATAAAAAAACTGTCGAGCAAGTAATTGCAGAAAAAGAAAAAGAATTTGGTGGAACTATTAAAATAGTAGAATTTATTCGTTTTGAAGTGGGTGAAGGTCTAGAAAAGAAAACTGAAGATTTTGCTGCTGAAGTTGCTGCGCAAATTGGTTAA
- a CDS encoding ABC transporter ATP-binding protein: MELLKAENLSHSFDIPLFENLNFTLNTKDCIAICGSSGCGKSTLLHILSTLLKPQSGKVFYNNQDLYSLNDEALLEIRRKDFGIIFQMHYLFKGFLAFENIELASILSRQNIDYELLKKLDIVDLMNQKITKLSGGQQQRVSIARVLSKRPKIIFADEATGNLDFKNALNVLDILIGYVKENNAALVFVTHDQELAKKCDRIYHLSNYGIC, translated from the coding sequence ATGGAACTTTTAAAAGCGGAAAATTTAAGCCATAGTTTTGATATTCCGCTTTTTGAAAATTTAAATTTTACTTTAAATACAAAAGATTGTATTGCAATATGTGGAAGTAGTGGGTGTGGCAAATCTACTCTTTTACATATTTTATCTACCTTGTTAAAACCTCAATCAGGGAAAGTTTTTTATAATAATCAGGATTTGTATTCCTTAAACGATGAAGCTTTATTAGAAATTCGTAGAAAAGATTTTGGGATTATTTTTCAAATGCATTATTTATTTAAAGGTTTTTTAGCTTTTGAAAATATAGAGCTTGCAAGTATTTTGAGTAGGCAAAATATCGATTATGAGTTATTAAAAAAACTTGATATTGTTGATTTAATGAATCAAAAGATCACAAAATTAAGTGGTGGACAGCAGCAACGAGTAAGTATAGCTAGAGTTTTAAGTAAAAGACCAAAAATCATTTTTGCTGATGAGGCTACTGGTAATTTAGATTTTAAAAATGCTTTAAATGTGTTAGATATTTTGATTGGTTATGTCAAAGAAAATAATGCAGCTTTAGTTTTTGTGACTCACGATCAAGAACTTGCTAAAAAATGTGATAGGATTTATCATTTAAGTAATTATGGAATTTGTTAA
- the rpsB gene encoding 30S ribosomal protein S2, producing the protein MVSMRDLLECGVHFGHQTRRWNPKMKKFIFGERKGIYVIDLQKTLRYFRYTYNIVRDAAAEGKTILFVGTKKQAGGAIKEYAEKCGMPYVNHRWLGGMMTNFGTIRQSIRKLEVIEKMEEDGSIKLLTKKEALMLTRKKEKLLAYLGGIRYMKTQPDMIFVIDTVKEKIAVQEANRLKIPVVAPLDTNCDPDLVDFPIPGNDDAIRSVQLFCQEMAEAINEGKALREQDGEANEEQPISEEEKKEVLEEAMSEEDFEGDKE; encoded by the coding sequence GGACACCAAACAAGAAGATGGAATCCAAAAATGAAAAAATTTATTTTTGGAGAAAGAAAAGGTATCTATGTAATTGATTTACAAAAAACACTTAGATATTTTAGATATACATATAACATCGTTCGCGATGCTGCTGCAGAAGGTAAAACAATTTTATTTGTTGGCACTAAAAAACAAGCTGGTGGAGCGATTAAAGAATATGCTGAAAAATGCGGTATGCCTTATGTAAATCATAGATGGCTTGGTGGTATGATGACTAACTTTGGAACTATCCGCCAATCGATTAGAAAATTAGAAGTTATAGAAAAAATGGAAGAAGATGGAAGCATTAAGCTTTTAACTAAAAAAGAAGCTTTAATGCTTACTAGAAAAAAAGAAAAATTACTAGCATATCTTGGTGGTATTAGATATATGAAAACCCAACCTGATATGATTTTTGTTATCGATACTGTTAAAGAAAAAATTGCAGTACAAGAAGCTAATAGATTAAAAATCCCTGTGGTTGCTCCACTAGATACAAACTGCGATCCTGACTTAGTAGATTTCCCAATTCCAGGAAATGATGATGCGATTCGTTCAGTTCAACTTTTCTGCCAAGAAATGGCTGAAGCAATCAACGAAGGTAAAGCTTTAAGAGAGCAAGATGGTGAAGCAAATGAAGAACAACCAATCTCTGAAGAAGAAAAAAAAGAAGTTTTAGAAGAAGCTATGAGTGAAGAAGATTTTGAAGGAGATAAAGAATAA